The Solibacillus sp. FSL R7-0682 genome includes a window with the following:
- a CDS encoding zinc ribbon domain-containing protein YjdM, whose protein sequence is MDQLPKCPKCGSEYTYEDGLNYVCPECAHEWSQTSEAEVEEGLVVRDANGNVLVDGDTVTVIKDLKVKGSSSTLKIGTRVKNIRLVEGDHNIDCKIDGFGAMKLKSEFVKKN, encoded by the coding sequence ATGGATCAATTACCAAAATGTCCAAAATGTGGTTCTGAATATACGTATGAAGATGGTTTAAACTATGTGTGCCCTGAATGTGCTCATGAATGGTCACAAACTTCGGAAGCTGAAGTAGAGGAAGGGTTAGTTGTTCGTGATGCGAATGGCAACGTATTAGTGGATGGGGATACAGTGACTGTCATTAAAGATTTAAAAGTAAAAGGAAGTTCCTCTACGTTAAAAATTGGAACACGCGTAAAAAACATCCGTCTAGTGGAAGGCGATCATAACATTGATTGTAAAATCGATGGCTTTGGTGCAATGAAGCTGAAATCAGAGTTTGTGAAGAAAAACTAA
- a CDS encoding peptidylprolyl isomerase: protein MKKTLFALTVAASIGLAACSNPGDEVVVSTSVGDITQEEFYNQIKDIAGDQLLQQVVVEKILNDKYKVTDEEIEEELKGVKEQYGEGYEAALAQSNLTEDALKTNIRFTLLQQKAVADVEVTDEEIQKYYDQASQELNARHILVEDEALAKELVAKLKAGEDFAKLAKENSVDTGSKEKGGELGWFSVGTMVQEFNDAAYALELNTISEPVKSDFGYHIIEVTEKRDVKDYGTLEDKKEEIRKSIAATKGDWDTKMAELIKEAKVDVKDKDLKEAFTQFDSAK, encoded by the coding sequence ATGAAAAAAACTCTTTTCGCATTAACAGTTGCTGCATCAATTGGTTTAGCAGCATGTAGTAATCCTGGTGATGAGGTTGTCGTTTCAACTAGCGTTGGTGACATTACTCAGGAAGAATTTTATAACCAAATTAAGGATATCGCTGGCGACCAATTATTACAGCAGGTTGTTGTCGAGAAAATTTTAAATGACAAATACAAAGTAACAGATGAAGAAATCGAAGAGGAACTAAAGGGTGTTAAAGAGCAGTACGGCGAAGGTTATGAAGCTGCATTAGCTCAAAGCAACTTAACTGAGGATGCGTTAAAAACGAATATTCGTTTCACTCTTTTACAACAAAAAGCTGTTGCTGACGTAGAAGTTACAGATGAAGAAATTCAAAAATACTACGACCAAGCTTCTCAAGAGCTTAATGCTCGTCACATCTTAGTTGAAGACGAAGCATTAGCAAAAGAACTAGTTGCAAAATTAAAAGCTGGTGAAGATTTCGCTAAATTAGCGAAGGAAAATTCAGTTGATACTGGTTCAAAAGAAAAAGGTGGCGAACTAGGTTGGTTCTCTGTTGGTACAATGGTACAAGAGTTCAATGATGCAGCGTATGCACTTGAACTTAACACAATTAGTGAGCCAGTAAAATCAGATTTCGGCTACCACATTATTGAGGTAACTGAAAAACGTGATGTGAAAGATTACGGTACTTTAGAGGACAAAAAAGAAGAAATCCGCAAATCAATCGCTGCTACTAAAGGTGACTGGGATACAAAAATGGCGGAATTAATTAAAGAAGCAAAAGTGGATGTTAAAGATAAGGATTTAAAAGAAGCATTTACACAATTCGACTCAGCTAAATAA
- a CDS encoding YjcZ family sporulation protein yields MGGGGYNGGGGYGSGFALIVVLFILLIIVGAAFLY; encoded by the coding sequence ATGGGCGGCGGTGGCTATAATGGCGGCGGCGGTTATGGTTCTGGATTTGCGTTAATAGTTGTATTATTCATCTTATTAATCATCGTAGGAGCAGCGTTTCTATACTAA
- a CDS encoding DUF3267 domain-containing protein — MHCWKTINIEREYGTTRLYLLSIILFVLVFCFSYILFSFNFTGRHMDRFLWLLVLISPFIYPLHKALHYVALFKHRHSIKYRFKIQYHFVPIVRMRLQNSIPKWTYIVALVTPFFVLNSLFIWGGFAVPQYAHYFSFLLAYHCSICLMDFLYVKNLMSAPNNAIIEETPRGYEILVPLDI, encoded by the coding sequence GTGCACTGCTGGAAAACAATCAATATTGAACGGGAATATGGTACAACTAGACTTTATTTGTTATCAATCATTTTATTCGTATTAGTATTTTGTTTCTCTTATATACTTTTTAGCTTTAATTTTACTGGGCGCCATATGGATCGTTTTCTATGGTTACTTGTGTTAATTTCGCCTTTTATTTATCCATTGCATAAGGCACTGCATTATGTTGCTTTATTTAAACACCGACACTCTATTAAATATCGTTTTAAAATCCAATATCATTTCGTACCGATTGTGCGTATGCGGTTGCAAAATAGTATTCCAAAATGGACTTATATCGTAGCACTAGTCACACCCTTTTTTGTTTTAAATAGTTTGTTCATTTGGGGTGGGTTTGCAGTACCTCAATATGCGCATTATTTTAGCTTTTTATTAGCTTATCATTGTAGTATTTGTTTGATGGATTTTTTATATGTGAAAAATTTAATGTCTGCACCAAACAATGCTATAATTGAGGAAACACCAAGGGGCTATGAAATATTAGTACCACTTGATATTTAA
- a CDS encoding HTH-type transcriptional regulator Hpr: protein MVLTEDLYSQREAMLFSQRVAQLSKALWKAIEKDWQTWIKPFDLNINEHHILWISYHLKGASISDVAKFGVMHVSTAFNFSKKLEERGLLTFSKRDEDKRNTYVELTPAGSELILRMYEHYHDTEHTILEGSLPLKEIYGRFPEFLDVMAVIRNIYGDDFIEIFERSFMNFKETIDETGRPTTKI, encoded by the coding sequence ATTGTTTTGACGGAAGATTTATACTCACAAAGAGAGGCTATGCTATTTAGCCAACGCGTTGCACAGCTATCAAAAGCGCTTTGGAAAGCTATTGAAAAAGATTGGCAAACATGGATAAAGCCTTTTGATTTGAACATTAATGAACATCACATTTTATGGATTTCTTATCACTTAAAAGGCGCCTCGATTTCTGATGTGGCTAAATTTGGCGTCATGCATGTATCTACAGCCTTCAATTTCTCAAAAAAATTAGAAGAACGTGGTTTACTAACATTTTCAAAACGTGATGAGGACAAGCGTAATACATATGTAGAGCTAACACCTGCTGGCTCTGAATTGATTTTACGCATGTATGAGCACTATCACGATACAGAACATACTATTTTAGAAGGCTCATTACCATTAAAAGAGATTTATGGTAGATTCCCAGAGTTTTTAGATGTGATGGCTGTTATCCGTAATATTTATGGAGATGACTTTATCGAAATTTTTGAACGCTCCTTCATGAACTTTAAGGAAACGATCGATGAAACAGGTCGACCTACAACAAAAATTTAA
- a CDS encoding YtxH domain-containing protein yields MNAKTFILGLTTGLISGAAVVLFSAPQSGAQLRQNILSNSVNAKSKLQEIKSEIQNVSYSVTALKSEAQNNIPTIINDLKDTFSNFTEEIQPQTARLKQEIEGLQNSISEIEKNIPSDKNNI; encoded by the coding sequence ATGAACGCAAAAACATTCATTTTAGGATTAACGACTGGACTAATAAGTGGGGCTGCAGTTGTTTTATTTTCTGCACCGCAATCTGGCGCCCAGCTCCGTCAAAATATTTTAAGCAATTCTGTTAATGCAAAATCAAAACTACAAGAAATAAAATCAGAAATTCAAAATGTATCCTATTCTGTCACTGCACTAAAATCAGAAGCCCAAAATAATATCCCTACAATAATAAATGATTTGAAGGACACTTTTTCTAACTTCACAGAAGAAATCCAGCCTCAAACTGCAAGATTAAAACAAGAAATTGAAGGTTTACAGAATTCTATAAGTGAAATCGAGAAAAATATCCCTTCAGACAAAAATAATATTTAA
- a CDS encoding tryptophan transporter: MNTKNLVFMALLIGVGTALYIVVPGFVQGMKPDFILTMMFIGILLFPTFKETFLLGVSAGVLSGLFTTFPAGFIPNIIDKFVTAFVFLALVLVLKKVVSNIVVSAILVGFGTLISGIVFLSVALLAMGTDVGSTFIVLFTGVVLPAVAFNVIAFLVIFPIIVKLLKRSNFQTSLSQA; the protein is encoded by the coding sequence ATGAATACAAAAAATTTAGTTTTTATGGCGCTATTAATTGGTGTCGGGACGGCGTTATATATCGTTGTGCCAGGATTTGTGCAAGGAATGAAGCCGGACTTCATATTAACGATGATGTTTATTGGGATTTTACTATTCCCTACATTTAAAGAAACCTTTTTGTTAGGTGTCAGTGCGGGTGTCCTATCGGGTTTGTTTACAACTTTCCCTGCAGGATTTATTCCTAATATTATCGATAAATTTGTCACAGCATTTGTTTTCTTAGCACTTGTACTAGTATTAAAAAAGGTCGTTTCAAACATTGTTGTTTCAGCAATTTTAGTTGGGTTCGGCACATTAATTTCTGGTATTGTGTTTTTATCTGTTGCATTATTGGCAATGGGAACAGATGTAGGTTCGACTTTTATCGTATTATTCACAGGAGTAGTCTTACCAGCAGTCGCATTTAATGTAATTGCTTTCCTAGTCATTTTCCCGATTATCGTGAAATTATTAAAGCGTTCAAACTTCCAAACATCTTTGTCACAGGCTTAA
- a CDS encoding HIT family protein, translating into MSDCLFCKIIAGEVPSLKVYEDEHVYAFMNIMPVTKGHTLLIPKAHCKDLFEMPEDVARNLYAAAPKVANAIKAAFNPVGMNTLNNNGAEAGQTIFHYHLHLIPRYDETDGINVEWNADEVEFPILTTLSEKIKENL; encoded by the coding sequence ATGAGCGATTGCTTATTTTGTAAAATTATTGCTGGTGAAGTACCAAGTTTAAAAGTCTATGAGGACGAGCATGTCTATGCCTTTATGAATATTATGCCAGTAACCAAAGGGCATACATTATTAATTCCAAAAGCACATTGTAAAGATTTATTTGAAATGCCAGAAGACGTTGCACGTAATTTATATGCAGCAGCACCAAAAGTTGCAAATGCTATTAAAGCCGCCTTTAATCCAGTAGGTATGAATACGTTAAATAATAATGGTGCAGAGGCAGGCCAAACAATTTTCCATTACCACCTACATTTAATCCCTCGCTACGATGAGACTGATGGGATTAACGTTGAGTGGAATGCTGATGAAGTTGAATTCCCAATACTAACAACACTATCAGAAAAAATTAAAGAAAATCTATAA
- a CDS encoding ABC transporter ATP-binding protein, which translates to MTILQLQNVTGGYTRKPVIQDLSFEINKGELVGLIGLNGAGKSTTIKHIIGTLLPREGEIRLNGVTLQENMDKYRSSFSYIPETPVLYEELTLKEHLELTAMAYGLDEKMLASRSEVLLKEFRMEKRLNWFPSHFSKGMRQKVMIMCAFLVNPSLYIIDEPFVGLDPLGIQSLLDQMDEKKKSGASILMSTHILSTAEKHCDRIILLHEGRVRAQGTMKDLRKAFNMPTASLDDLYIAMAKEQDDEQHA; encoded by the coding sequence GTGACAATATTACAATTACAAAATGTAACAGGTGGCTATACTCGAAAACCTGTTATTCAAGATTTGTCTTTTGAAATAAATAAAGGTGAGCTTGTTGGACTAATTGGATTAAACGGAGCAGGTAAAAGTACAACGATTAAACACATTATTGGCACACTTTTACCGCGTGAAGGAGAAATTCGTTTAAATGGTGTAACGCTACAGGAAAATATGGACAAGTATCGTTCAAGCTTCTCATACATTCCTGAAACGCCTGTCCTTTATGAAGAGCTGACATTAAAAGAGCATTTAGAATTAACAGCGATGGCATATGGATTAGATGAAAAAATGTTAGCAAGCCGTTCGGAAGTTCTACTTAAAGAGTTTCGAATGGAAAAGCGTTTAAATTGGTTCCCATCCCATTTTTCAAAGGGGATGCGTCAAAAAGTAATGATTATGTGTGCCTTTTTAGTTAATCCAAGCCTTTATATTATTGATGAGCCATTTGTAGGGTTAGACCCGCTTGGTATTCAATCATTACTTGATCAAATGGATGAGAAGAAGAAAAGTGGCGCTTCGATTTTGATGTCGACACATATTTTATCAACAGCTGAAAAACATTGTGACCGAATTATTTTGCTACATGAGGGACGCGTTCGTGCACAAGGAACAATGAAGGATTTACGAAAAGCATTCAATATGCCTACAGCTTCATTAGATGACTTGTACATTGCGATGGCGAAGGAGCAAGACGATGAACAACATGCATAA
- a CDS encoding ABC transporter permease, whose amino-acid sequence MNNMHNVWAKRFEHYIGEVMKYMRFVFTGHIAIVLVFIIGAGGYQYSEWLKVVQPDFPAEWLIAIVIGVLVTFSRPVTLLKQPDQVYLLPLESQMKSYFKKAMNWTFWSQLLLPTVLFIVSIPLLKEVTELSVAEIWSVVVFIIVLKYLNVRSEFYYRYVSRGHSIALDRIVRIAVSILAIQSFLTDGLFGAVFLVMLAYYAFTLNKKMINQPVPYEHFISLEQNRMMSFYRFANYFTDVPHLKGSIKRRAWLDVLYKGISFKKENTQAYLVYRTFVRTDDHFYLWVRLTVIAAIVAMFITIPFVTWIVVAAMAFATTLQLKYALMSAGEFRMDMLYPIPRETRKQAVAKLLRLLAFIQAVLVMLSAIMQPQFYIIPVVILVVSEITLRMSK is encoded by the coding sequence ATGAACAACATGCATAACGTTTGGGCAAAGCGCTTTGAGCATTATATAGGCGAAGTAATGAAATATATGCGCTTCGTCTTTACTGGGCATATTGCAATTGTGCTAGTTTTTATTATAGGAGCGGGTGGCTATCAATATAGTGAATGGTTAAAAGTTGTACAGCCAGATTTTCCAGCAGAATGGCTAATTGCTATCGTTATCGGTGTCCTCGTAACATTTAGTCGACCAGTTACCTTATTAAAGCAGCCTGACCAAGTATATTTACTTCCATTAGAGAGTCAAATGAAAAGTTACTTTAAAAAGGCTATGAACTGGACGTTTTGGTCACAACTATTACTTCCGACCGTATTATTTATTGTTTCAATCCCTTTATTAAAAGAAGTAACTGAGCTTTCTGTTGCTGAAATTTGGTCTGTTGTTGTGTTTATTATTGTATTAAAATACCTTAACGTGCGTAGCGAGTTTTATTATCGCTATGTTAGTCGTGGGCATTCGATTGCGTTAGACCGTATTGTTCGAATTGCCGTATCTATTCTAGCGATACAATCATTTTTAACGGATGGATTATTTGGCGCTGTGTTTTTAGTGATGCTCGCTTATTACGCCTTTACATTAAATAAAAAAATGATCAATCAACCCGTACCGTACGAGCACTTTATTTCACTAGAACAAAATCGAATGATGAGCTTTTATCGATTCGCCAATTACTTTACAGACGTACCACATTTAAAAGGGTCCATTAAGCGCCGAGCTTGGCTAGATGTGCTTTATAAAGGCATTTCATTCAAAAAGGAAAATACGCAAGCTTATTTAGTGTATCGTACATTTGTACGTACAGATGATCACTTTTATTTATGGGTGCGATTAACAGTAATAGCTGCTATTGTGGCAATGTTTATTACGATACCGTTTGTCACATGGATTGTTGTAGCGGCAATGGCATTTGCGACAACATTACAGTTAAAATATGCGCTCATGTCTGCAGGCGAATTCCGTATGGATATGCTCTATCCAATACCACGTGAAACCCGTAAGCAGGCAGTTGCCAAATTACTCCGATTATTAGCGTTTATACAAGCCGTACTTGTTATGCTTAGCGCAATTATGCAGCCTCAATTTTATATTATTCCTGTCGTGATTCTCGTTGTCAGTGAGATCACATTAAGGATGTCAAAATAA
- a CDS encoding flagellin N-terminal helical domain-containing protein: MRIGSWSATGLTIYNNYTRNYNAMNKALYRISTGYRINSAADDAAGLAISEKMRAQIHGLNMAGKNIQDGISLIQTAEGALNETHAIIQRMRELSVQAASDTLTDDDRKLIDIEFQELKKEITRISTDTEFNTRTLLNGDYKDQGLKLQVGANSGQTIEVLIGEVSSNSLGMDQLSIATREDAEKSISALDASLRQTSMERSRLGAYQNRLEHAYNVTMNTSENLSAAESRIRDADIAKEMMNFAKASILMQATQYAMKLHMQQAYSILNLLNTGLKK; encoded by the coding sequence ATGCGAATTGGTAGCTGGAGTGCTACGGGATTAACAATTTACAATAATTATACGCGTAACTATAACGCCATGAATAAAGCGTTGTACCGTATTTCTACAGGCTATCGTATTAATAGTGCTGCAGACGATGCAGCTGGACTTGCGATTTCCGAAAAAATGCGAGCTCAAATTCATGGGTTAAATATGGCTGGCAAAAATATTCAAGATGGCATTTCTTTAATTCAAACAGCAGAAGGTGCACTAAACGAAACCCATGCAATCATCCAGCGAATGCGTGAATTGTCTGTTCAAGCTGCTAGTGATACTCTCACCGATGATGACAGAAAATTAATCGACATTGAATTTCAAGAATTAAAGAAAGAAATTACGCGCATTTCAACAGATACGGAATTTAATACACGTACTTTACTCAATGGTGACTATAAGGATCAAGGCTTAAAACTCCAAGTAGGAGCAAATAGTGGGCAAACGATTGAGGTGTTAATTGGTGAAGTAAGCAGTAATTCTTTAGGCATGGATCAATTATCTATTGCTACAAGAGAGGATGCAGAAAAATCGATTTCAGCTCTTGATGCTTCACTAAGGCAAACTTCGATGGAGCGTTCGCGATTAGGGGCTTACCAAAACCGATTAGAGCATGCTTACAATGTAACAATGAATACATCTGAAAACTTATCGGCAGCCGAATCTCGTATTCGTGACGCGGATATTGCAAAAGAAATGATGAACTTTGCAAAAGCAAGTATTTTAATGCAGGCAACTCAATATGCAATGAAACTTCATATGCAACAAGCCTATTCCATTTTAAATCTGTTAAATACTGGGCTTAAAAAATAG
- a CDS encoding chromate transporter has translation MTYFQLFLAFFFPNILAYGGGPSAIPLIEHEVVDKYGWMTKTEFSEFLALANSLPGPIATKMAGYIGFEVAGIAGSAIALFATIGPSLALMLILLNLLYKYRNSPRVKRLSNFVLPAIAVLLLTLTFDFLQTSYELISIVPTILLVIASYLALEKRNIHPAFVIAAGLLIGGFFL, from the coding sequence ATGACGTACTTCCAACTATTTTTGGCGTTCTTTTTCCCAAATATTCTTGCGTATGGTGGTGGCCCTTCTGCTATTCCACTTATTGAACATGAGGTGGTAGATAAATATGGCTGGATGACGAAAACTGAATTTAGTGAATTTCTAGCCCTTGCCAATTCTCTACCCGGACCGATTGCAACAAAAATGGCCGGTTATATTGGCTTTGAAGTAGCAGGTATTGCCGGGAGTGCAATCGCTTTATTTGCAACGATTGGTCCTTCCTTAGCATTGATGCTTATATTATTAAACTTATTATACAAATATCGGAATTCTCCGCGTGTTAAGCGATTATCAAATTTTGTCTTACCAGCAATTGCCGTATTATTACTAACGTTAACTTTTGATTTTTTGCAAACTTCATATGAATTAATCTCAATAGTGCCGACAATCTTACTTGTAATTGCAAGTTATTTAGCCTTAGAAAAACGAAACATTCATCCGGCGTTTGTTATCGCAGCAGGCTTATTAATCGGTGGTTTTTTCTTATAA
- a CDS encoding chromate transporter — MKRQRDIFIAFFRSGILGFGGGPTTIPLVHKEVVKNFEWMTDEEFSDVISIGNTLPGPIATKMAGYIGYRVGGWLGLINAIIATALPTVIILIILLSSLKQFSHSKFVSGMTNGVIPIVAVMMGVLTWDFIKKSKASLGIKIASVIFIFSFVGIVLLNIHPGIIIAALLVLAFALPVKREEDAS, encoded by the coding sequence GTGAAAAGGCAGCGTGATATTTTCATCGCTTTTTTTAGATCAGGTATTTTAGGTTTTGGTGGTGGGCCAACAACCATTCCACTTGTACATAAAGAAGTCGTAAAAAACTTCGAATGGATGACAGATGAAGAATTTTCAGATGTGATCTCTATTGGGAATACATTGCCTGGACCAATTGCGACAAAAATGGCTGGCTATATTGGTTATCGTGTTGGTGGATGGCTTGGACTTATTAATGCAATTATTGCCACAGCTTTACCAACTGTAATTATATTAATTATTTTACTTAGTTCATTAAAACAATTTAGCCATTCAAAATTTGTTAGCGGGATGACCAATGGAGTTATTCCAATTGTTGCTGTAATGATGGGTGTTTTAACATGGGACTTTATAAAGAAATCCAAAGCCTCCTTAGGAATAAAAATTGCTAGTGTTATTTTTATCTTTAGCTTTGTCGGCATTGTATTATTAAATATTCACCCTGGCATTATTATCGCCGCTTTACTTGTTCTAGCATTTGCATTACCTGTTAAAAGAGAGGAGGATGCCTCATGA
- a CDS encoding Target of RNAIII-activating protein, which produces MNFYVTSGTSDYMEKLIAKHQQEPLILLHGDGNSVVLHETEKKSIFAVPRNFEVLDSKGTFEQKGFFTFYNMPIMSDDRPVFEKKVLDVIPSLGTNDAVIAYRFLRPIKAEIYLLIIQWGGPVSFEVWKNSENYTTSIAPIIEGTASAMQSMFNASSYLTTYSAPPKE; this is translated from the coding sequence ATGAATTTTTATGTAACATCAGGGACATCTGATTATATGGAAAAGTTAATTGCAAAGCATCAACAGGAGCCACTTATTTTACTTCACGGCGATGGGAACTCTGTTGTCTTGCATGAAACGGAAAAGAAATCAATTTTTGCAGTTCCTCGTAATTTTGAAGTGCTAGATAGTAAAGGAACGTTTGAGCAAAAGGGCTTTTTCACTTTTTACAATATGCCTATTATGTCAGATGATCGTCCAGTTTTCGAGAAAAAGGTTTTAGATGTAATTCCGTCGTTAGGAACAAATGATGCTGTTATAGCATATCGTTTTTTAAGACCAATAAAAGCTGAAATATATTTATTAATTATTCAATGGGGTGGACCGGTTTCATTTGAAGTATGGAAAAACAGTGAAAACTATACTACTTCTATCGCTCCTATCATTGAAGGCACTGCTTCAGCAATGCAATCAATGTTTAATGCGTCTTCTTATCTTACGACATATAGTGCACCACCGAAAGAATAA
- the hemE gene encoding uroporphyrinogen decarboxylase, with protein sequence MTKFNDTLLRATRGEEVEHTPVWFMRQAGRSQPEYREIKEKYSLEEITMQPELCAYVTRLPVEQYNVDAAILYKDIVTPLPGIGVDVKIKAGVGPVISNPIRTVADVEKLGEFNAKEHTPFVLETIKLLTTEQLNVPLIGFGGAPFTLASYMIEGGPSRNYAKTKSFMVSQPQAWFALMDKLADMIIADITAQVEAGAKAIQIFDSWVGALSVEDYRIFIKPVMTRIFGELRQLNVPLIQFGVGASHLVSDWHDLPIDVVGLDWRLPIRDAEARGVTKAVQGNLDPTLLLADWNVLEARAKDIVDQGLAHKGGHIFNLGHGVFPEVDPAVLKRLTTFVHDYSREKLLNR encoded by the coding sequence ATGACGAAATTTAATGATACCTTATTACGTGCAACACGCGGTGAAGAAGTAGAACATACGCCAGTTTGGTTTATGCGCCAAGCAGGTCGTTCACAACCAGAATATCGTGAAATTAAAGAAAAATATTCATTAGAAGAAATTACGATGCAACCAGAATTATGTGCATACGTTACGCGTTTACCTGTAGAACAATATAATGTGGATGCCGCAATTTTATATAAAGATATCGTAACGCCACTTCCAGGAATCGGTGTCGATGTAAAAATTAAAGCAGGTGTTGGCCCGGTTATTTCAAATCCTATTCGCACAGTAGCGGATGTTGAAAAACTTGGTGAGTTTAATGCAAAAGAGCATACGCCGTTTGTTTTAGAAACAATTAAGCTACTTACAACAGAGCAATTAAATGTGCCGTTAATTGGTTTTGGCGGTGCACCATTTACATTAGCGAGCTATATGATTGAAGGCGGGCCAAGCCGTAACTACGCAAAAACAAAATCATTCATGGTGTCACAGCCACAAGCTTGGTTTGCATTAATGGATAAGCTAGCGGATATGATTATTGCCGATATTACAGCGCAAGTCGAAGCAGGCGCAAAAGCTATTCAAATTTTTGACTCTTGGGTTGGCGCTTTAAGTGTTGAAGATTACCGTATTTTCATTAAGCCTGTAATGACGCGCATTTTTGGTGAGCTACGTCAACTAAATGTGCCATTAATTCAATTCGGTGTTGGCGCATCTCATTTAGTGAGTGACTGGCATGATCTACCGATTGACGTTGTTGGATTAGATTGGCGCTTACCAATCCGAGACGCAGAGGCACGCGGTGTAACTAAAGCAGTACAAGGTAACTTAGACCCAACATTATTACTAGCAGACTGGAATGTTCTTGAAGCACGTGCAAAGGATATTGTTGACCAAGGTTTAGCTCATAAAGGCGGCCATATTTTCAATTTAGGTCACGGTGTATTCCCGGAAGTAGACCCAGCAGTACTGAAGCGATTAACGACATTCGTTCATGACTATAGCCGTGAAAAATTATTAAATCGCTAA
- the hemH gene encoding ferrochelatase, which translates to MKEVRGLLVMAYGTPYKEEDIERYYTHIRHGRKPSQEHIDDLTARYRAIGGISPLAKMTEAQAQSLCARLNEVQDEVEYKLFIGLKHIEPFVEDAVEAMVKEGITEAVSIVLAPHFSTFSIKSYNGRAKEAAEKLGGTLNITSVEAWYDEPKFIEFWKEAVNGELAKMSDEERNNCCLIVSNHSLPEKIKLAGDPYEEQLIETARLIEQASNIENVEVGWQSAGQTPEPWLGPDVQDLTKELFEQKGYKAFIYTPVGFVTEHLEVLYDNDIECKVVCDEIGASYYRPTMPNTHPLFIDAMVDAINKKLTN; encoded by the coding sequence ATGAAAGAAGTACGCGGTTTATTAGTAATGGCATATGGTACGCCATATAAAGAAGAAGATATTGAACGTTATTACACACATATTCGTCACGGTCGTAAACCATCACAAGAACATATTGATGATTTAACAGCGCGTTACCGTGCAATTGGCGGTATTTCACCTTTAGCGAAAATGACAGAAGCACAAGCACAAAGTTTATGTGCACGCTTAAATGAAGTTCAAGATGAAGTGGAATATAAATTATTTATCGGCTTAAAGCATATCGAGCCATTTGTAGAAGACGCTGTAGAAGCAATGGTTAAAGAAGGAATTACAGAAGCGGTATCAATCGTTCTAGCACCACACTTCTCAACATTTTCTATTAAATCATACAATGGCCGTGCAAAAGAAGCTGCAGAAAAACTTGGTGGTACATTAAATATTACGTCAGTAGAAGCGTGGTATGACGAGCCGAAGTTTATTGAGTTTTGGAAAGAGGCTGTTAATGGTGAGCTAGCAAAAATGTCTGATGAAGAACGGAATAATTGTTGCTTAATCGTTTCTAATCACTCATTACCAGAAAAAATTAAATTAGCTGGTGATCCATATGAAGAGCAATTAATTGAAACAGCGCGTCTAATTGAACAAGCTTCTAACATTGAAAATGTAGAAGTTGGCTGGCAATCTGCAGGTCAAACACCAGAGCCATGGTTAGGACCAGATGTACAAGATTTAACAAAAGAATTATTTGAACAAAAGGGCTATAAAGCATTCATTTATACACCAGTTGGATTCGTTACAGAGCATTTAGAAGTTTTATACGATAACGACATTGAGTGTAAAGTCGTTTGTGATGAAATTGGCGCAAGCTATTATCGTCCAACAATGCCAAATACGCATCCATTATTTATTGATGCAATGGTTGATGCGATTAATAAAAAATTAACGAATTAA